One genomic window of Syntrophotaleaceae bacterium includes the following:
- a CDS encoding SprT-like domain-containing protein, with product MPCQRRSSTLVGAQVRFEYQGRELTGTVARLESVHALILGTDRQSYRILKDCLLPLHAPAVPAIGEKESSPPKSLPRQVLSPGNLHVGERVRFSCRRQLLEGCIVRLNAKRAHVICDNDDEYAVPYGLLALIEGELTASTVRSPEGLQRVGRLAEKLLAEHGLAAWRFDFDHAVRRAGSCQYRQKRITLSLQFARQASDEEILDTLLHEIAHALVGHRHNHDAVWQAKALEIGGSGERCHDRRFCPPRYIVQCRNGCWTLTAERRRRNVVCRKCRGEINYQTYTAERWRELKASSGVKQGA from the coding sequence ATGCCCTGCCAGAGACGATCTTCCACCCTGGTCGGCGCTCAGGTCCGGTTTGAGTACCAGGGTCGTGAACTGACAGGAACGGTAGCCCGTCTCGAATCGGTGCACGCCCTGATCCTCGGCACCGACCGGCAAAGCTACCGAATACTGAAGGATTGCCTGCTGCCGCTGCATGCCCCTGCAGTGCCCGCCATTGGCGAAAAAGAGTCCTCCCCGCCGAAAAGCCTGCCGCGGCAGGTTCTCTCGCCCGGCAATCTCCATGTCGGGGAAAGGGTCCGGTTCTCCTGCCGGCGCCAGTTGCTTGAAGGATGCATCGTCCGCCTGAATGCCAAAAGGGCTCACGTTATCTGCGACAATGACGACGAGTACGCCGTTCCCTACGGCCTTTTGGCCTTGATAGAAGGCGAACTCACAGCATCCACCGTTCGCTCGCCGGAAGGCCTGCAGCGCGTTGGCCGCCTCGCCGAAAAATTGCTGGCCGAGCATGGTCTTGCCGCCTGGCGTTTCGATTTCGACCATGCCGTCCGGCGTGCAGGCAGCTGCCAGTATCGGCAAAAGCGGATAACCCTGTCTCTGCAGTTCGCCCGACAGGCATCGGATGAGGAAATTCTCGATACGCTGCTGCATGAAATCGCCCACGCCCTGGTCGGGCACCGACACAATCACGATGCCGTCTGGCAGGCCAAGGCCCTTGAGATAGGCGGTTCAGGCGAGCGCTGCCACGACCGGCGTTTCTGCCCGCCGCGTTACATTGTTCAGTGTCGCAACGGCTGCTGGACCCTCACGGCCGAGCGTCGCAGAAGGAATGTGGTTTGCCGCAAATGCCGGGGGGAAATCAACTACCAGACCTATACCGCCGAGCGCTGGCGGGAGTTGAAGGCTTCTTCGGGAGTCAAACAAGGCGCTTAA
- a CDS encoding pyridoxamine 5'-phosphate oxidase family protein yields the protein MENELQETICYLLSSQRLGVLATSQEGQPYTSLVGFAFSEDLKQLFFATKKGSRKFNNLQNDPRVSLLVDSRNSNTDLDQIFAVSAFGNARDVTGLERQKLITSYLDRHPGLGEFVESSNCALVRIKVRRYALVRQLVVVGELGFDA from the coding sequence ATGGAAAACGAGTTGCAGGAAACAATCTGTTATCTGTTGTCCTCCCAAAGGCTTGGCGTGCTGGCGACCAGTCAGGAGGGACAACCTTATACGTCCCTGGTGGGTTTCGCCTTCAGCGAGGATCTGAAACAGCTTTTTTTTGCAACGAAAAAGGGCAGTCGGAAATTCAACAACCTCCAGAACGATCCCCGGGTCAGCCTGCTCGTCGACAGCCGCAACAGTAATACCGATCTGGATCAGATTTTCGCCGTGTCCGCTTTCGGCAATGCCAGAGACGTCACCGGGCTCGAGCGGCAGAAACTGATAACTTCCTATCTTGATCGGCACCCCGGGCTTGGAGAGTTTGTAGAATCGTCCAACTGTGCCTTGGTTCGGATCAAGGTGCGGAGATACGCTCTGGTGCGCCAGCTGGTCGTGGTGGGGGAGCTTGGATTCGATGCCTAA